One genomic region from Gemmatimonadota bacterium encodes:
- a CDS encoding PorV/PorQ family protein — protein MRKLSYLLIATLLAIPAGQSQAGVGQAGGLFLQIAPDARSTAMGETGVAHALGAQVPAWNPGGLGFLEYSGVSGTYFKWLPYLADDLYYLHFSYVHPVEGIGTFGVSVPYLSLGEQQRVSATGDSQGTFKSSDMAVSLSYGALINDRLGVGSNLKIIRSALSDEDDGVGTSFALDVGVTARVMPRFTVAGVLQNLGTEIKYTDSNQGDPLSRNLKVGAALKALEDESNSLLLAVDLNRMLLKDSGNILNVGLEYWYQDLIALRTGYVHDAEGDVKTPTFGGGLQWNMYRIDFSYTTSSTLQDITKFTISARF, from the coding sequence GTGAGAAAACTAAGCTACCTGCTCATCGCAACGCTGCTGGCGATTCCGGCCGGGCAATCCCAGGCCGGTGTCGGGCAGGCCGGCGGCCTGTTCCTGCAGATCGCCCCCGACGCGCGGTCCACGGCCATGGGCGAGACCGGCGTCGCCCACGCCCTGGGTGCCCAGGTCCCCGCGTGGAATCCGGGCGGACTGGGATTCCTCGAGTACAGCGGTGTGTCGGGAACCTATTTCAAATGGTTGCCTTACCTGGCGGACGATCTCTACTACCTGCACTTCTCCTACGTGCATCCGGTCGAAGGCATCGGGACCTTCGGAGTCAGCGTGCCTTATCTTTCGCTGGGTGAACAACAGAGGGTGAGCGCGACAGGGGACAGCCAGGGGACGTTCAAGAGTTCGGACATGGCGGTGTCCCTCTCGTATGGCGCCCTGATCAACGACCGCCTTGGGGTCGGTTCCAATCTGAAGATCATCCGGAGCGCCCTGTCCGACGAGGACGACGGGGTGGGCACGAGCTTCGCCCTGGACGTCGGCGTTACCGCCCGCGTCATGCCCCGGTTCACCGTGGCCGGCGTCCTTCAGAACCTGGGGACGGAAATCAAGTACACGGATTCGAATCAGGGAGACCCGCTTTCCCGGAACCTAAAGGTGGGCGCCGCGCTCAAAGCGCTCGAAGACGAGTCGAACAGCCTGCTGCTTGCCGTCGACCTCAACCGCATGCTACTGAAGGACAGCGGTAACATCCTGAACGTCGGGCTGGAATACTGGTACCAGGATCTGATCGCGCTTCGGACGGGGTACGTGCACGACGCGGAAGGCGATGTGAAAACGCCCACGTTCGGCGGCGGCCTACAGTGGAATATGTACCGCATCGACTTCAGCTACACCACGAGTTCGACGCTGCAGGACATCACCAAGTTCACCATTTCCGCCAGGTTCTAA
- a CDS encoding zinc-binding alcohol dehydrogenase: MATVDGIELRQLVCNNAFEPRWESYTLDDLDPDEVRVRSELTAAKHGTEKGEITGESIYCSVPMDPDGRVFDRSRTHSYDPTTWKPVGNTTVGTVMATGSEVEDVKEGDRVYGYGGFRPVHQGRHFKPLLPGFTEEAACCMDPADFALAAVRDGQVRIGERVIVFGMGAIGLFTVQLARLSGAVDVVAVDPIARRRELALRHGATRAVDPKEVGEFGMASREWLEHGADVAIEASGSYHALNQAIRATRYAGRVVPLAFYLGDAKGLYLGEEFHFNQIDIVSARACSRPQRNLFWEEDRIFEILVRLFREGTLHPHGLPDPVVTPDELPEAYGKMRHAPDEVIKVAVRWP; this comes from the coding sequence ATGGCCACCGTGGATGGCATCGAATTGCGGCAGCTCGTCTGCAACAACGCCTTCGAACCCCGATGGGAATCCTATACGCTGGACGATCTCGATCCCGACGAAGTCCGTGTCCGCAGCGAACTCACCGCGGCGAAACACGGGACGGAGAAGGGCGAGATCACGGGAGAATCCATCTATTGCAGCGTGCCCATGGATCCGGACGGCCGGGTCTTCGACCGGTCGCGGACCCATTCTTACGACCCGACGACGTGGAAACCCGTGGGCAATACGACCGTGGGTACGGTCATGGCCACAGGCAGCGAAGTCGAAGACGTGAAGGAGGGCGACCGGGTATATGGTTACGGGGGATTCAGGCCGGTTCACCAGGGCCGTCACTTCAAGCCGCTGCTTCCCGGATTCACCGAAGAAGCCGCCTGCTGCATGGATCCCGCCGACTTCGCCCTGGCGGCCGTGCGGGACGGGCAGGTGCGGATTGGCGAGCGGGTCATCGTCTTCGGCATGGGCGCCATCGGGCTCTTCACCGTCCAGTTGGCCCGGCTGTCCGGCGCGGTCGACGTGGTGGCGGTGGACCCGATCGCCCGCCGGCGCGAACTGGCACTGCGGCACGGCGCGACCAGGGCGGTCGATCCGAAGGAGGTCGGCGAATTCGGCATGGCGTCCCGCGAATGGCTCGAACACGGCGCGGATGTCGCAATCGAGGCCAGCGGGAGTTACCACGCGCTCAACCAGGCGATCCGGGCCACCCGGTACGCCGGGCGGGTGGTGCCCCTGGCCTTCTACCTGGGAGACGCGAAGGGACTTTACCTCGGCGAGGAGTTCCACTTCAACCAGATCGACATCGTCTCGGCGCGGGCCTGCAGCCGCCCGCAGCGAAACCTGTTCTGGGAGGAGGACCGGATCTTCGAAATCCTGGTCCGCCTCTTCCGGGAGGGCACGCTCCATCCACACGGTCTGCCCGATCCCGTCGTGACACCCGACGAATTGCCGGAAGCGTACGGCAAGATGCGGCACGCGCCGGATGAAGTGATCAAGGTAGCCGTAAGGTGGCCGTAA
- a CDS encoding GNAT family N-acetyltransferase, with product MRIRRAGEDDFEAIWSIFHRVVRSADTYPYPPDTDRDQARALWTAPPNRTYVALEGREVVGTYYIRPNQPGQGAHVANAGFMVDPDIQGRGVGRSMGIHALEEARRAGFLSMQFNMVVGTNHRAVALWRDLGFSIVGTVPAAFDHPEHGLVDAHIMYRKLQEPDP from the coding sequence ATGAGGATACGCCGGGCCGGCGAAGACGACTTCGAAGCCATCTGGTCCATCTTCCACCGGGTCGTCCGGTCGGCCGACACCTATCCGTATCCGCCCGACACGGACAGGGACCAGGCCCGCGCGCTGTGGACGGCGCCGCCGAACCGGACCTACGTAGCGCTGGAAGGCCGCGAGGTGGTGGGCACCTACTATATCCGGCCCAACCAGCCGGGACAGGGCGCCCACGTGGCGAACGCGGGGTTCATGGTCGATCCGGACATCCAGGGCCGCGGCGTCGGGCGGTCCATGGGCATCCACGCCCTCGAAGAGGCGCGCCGCGCGGGATTCCTGTCCATGCAGTTCAACATGGTCGTCGGCACGAACCACCGGGCCGTCGCACTCTGGCGGGACCTGGGGTTCTCGATAGTCGGCACCGTACCGGCCGCGTTCGACCATCCCGAGCACGGCCTCGTGGATGCACACATCATGTACCGGAAGTTGCAGGAACCCGACCCATGA
- a CDS encoding glutaminyl-peptide cyclotransferase, which translates to MKRNLIAVLVSLAVLSGLAVLTGIAACTEPTNSSTSPTDTQAGNDTTAVAAKSYTYEVVRSFPHDTGAFTQGLAINGETLYESTGNYGQSSLRQVALQTGEVERVRRLSATIFGEGLALYDDKIIQLTWKSGVGFIYDRERFELLRSVSYPGEGWGIAYDGAQFIMTDGSSNLYFRDKVTFAETGRVVVRDGDGPVRNLNELEYVKGEVYANIWQEDRIARIDPETGRVTGWIDLEGLLESGGQHGLGEGGGTVDVLNGIAYDATGDRLFVTGKYWPRLFEIRLVEKQDPSG; encoded by the coding sequence ATGAAGCGGAACCTGATCGCCGTCCTGGTCAGCCTCGCGGTCCTGTCCGGCCTCGCGGTCCTGACCGGCATCGCCGCCTGTACCGAACCGACGAATTCGAGCACCAGTCCCACCGATACGCAGGCGGGGAACGACACCACGGCGGTCGCGGCAAAGTCCTATACCTACGAGGTGGTCCGGTCGTTCCCCCACGATACCGGCGCCTTTACCCAGGGCCTGGCGATCAATGGCGAAACGCTGTACGAGAGTACTGGGAACTACGGCCAGTCCTCCCTGCGCCAGGTGGCGCTGCAGACCGGCGAAGTGGAACGGGTCCGCCGGCTGTCCGCGACGATCTTCGGGGAAGGGCTCGCCCTCTACGACGACAAGATCATCCAACTCACCTGGAAATCGGGTGTCGGGTTCATCTACGACCGGGAGCGCTTCGAACTGCTGCGGAGCGTGTCCTATCCCGGCGAGGGATGGGGCATCGCCTACGACGGCGCGCAGTTCATCATGACCGACGGCTCATCCAACCTGTACTTCCGCGACAAGGTGACCTTCGCGGAGACCGGCCGGGTGGTCGTGCGGGACGGGGACGGCCCGGTGCGCAACCTGAACGAACTGGAGTACGTGAAGGGCGAGGTCTACGCCAATATCTGGCAGGAGGACCGCATCGCCCGCATCGATCCCGAAACGGGCCGGGTCACGGGGTGGATCGACCTGGAGGGATTGCTCGAATCGGGCGGTCAGCATGGACTCGGCGAGGGGGGCGGCACGGTGGATGTGCTCAACGGCATCGCCTACGATGCCACGGGGGACCGGCTGTTCGTCACCGGCAAGTATTGGCCCCGGCTCTTCGAGATCCGGCTGGTCGAAAAACAGGACCCCTCCGGGTAA